The genomic region CCGGCCGTTTCCTGCTCGCGCAGGCGCCTCAGCATCGTCAGGCCATCGCCGCGCGGCATGTTAAGGTCGGTAAGGATCAGGCGCGGCGTCTGATGTGCAGCTTCGCCGGACCCGTGCAACGCGCGAGCCAGGCTCGCGAAATCTTCAACGTGGCGAACCAGGTAGCCTGCGCGCCGAAGTATCGTCCGCAGGATGAGCGCATTGACCGGATCGTCCTCGGCAAGGAGAATATCGTGATCGCCCTGTTCGCCTGCCTCGCCCGGCGGCAATGCCTCCCGCAGCATCGGCCGGTTGTCGTTGATCGCATCCCGCTTCTCGATGCCCTTCAGCCGTCCGAGTAGAACCTCCACCAGCGACTTTTCGCGCAAGGGGCGGATAAGCCATGCCTCATAGCCATCGATCTGGTTCACCGGATGAGCGGTGCGCTCCTCCGGGTTGATAAGGTAGGTCCGGCGCAGCTTGAGGCTGGCGAGTTCCGGTTGCAGTGCAAGGAGACGGCGGAACTCATCCGAATGGCGATGGTCAACGATGATGTCAGTCAGCGGCAGGCCGCTTGACAAAACGGCGGCGGCGATGGCTTCGGCGGCGGCAAGTGTCGGCGCGCGATGACACACGCCGCCAAGGGTCGTAATCGTCGCGGCGAGCGCGTTCAGGACGGGGCCATCAGGAGCCAGCGCCAGCACGTGGGCGCCAGATAGCACGCCATCTCGTGCAGCGGCCGATGGACCACCCCCGATCAACGGAAACCGGACTTCGAACCGGCTTCCCCGGCCGGAGGCGCTGGAAGCGGTCAGGCTGCCGCCGAAGGCCTCCATGATCCTGCGTGAAATCGCGAGACCCAGGCCGGTTCCCTTGGCGCGCTGACTATCGTCCCCGGCCTGCTCGAATTCCTCGAATACGCGCCCGAGCTCATCGGCCGACATGCCAGGGCCAGTGTCGTCGATCCGGATTCTGACACCACCATCGGCAATGTCGGCTGCAACAAGGACGCCACCGGCCTCAGTGAATTTCACGGCATTGCCGATCACGTTGAAGAGCACCTGCCTGAGGCGTGCGGCATCGAACATCATCCCCGGCGGCACGTCGGCTGCAACGGTGGCGGCGATCTCGATGCCTTTCTCGTGGGCGCGGTGAGCGAGCATCTCCACCACGCTCTCGATGACGAGGCGCAGGTCCTGCTGCGAGGGGCGCAACTGAAACCGCCCGGCCGAAAGCGAGGAAAAGTCGATCAGGTCTTCGACCAGTTGAACCAGTGCATGACCGGATTGCTGCATACCGGCGAGGTAGTTTTTCTGCTCCGCCGACAGCGGGGTCTGGCCGAGCAGGTGGCTCATACCCAGAATACCGGAAAGTGGCGTGCGGACCTCGTGGCTGACAGTGGCAAGAAGGCGCGACTTCGCACGGCTTGCCTCCTCGGCGCGGCGGCGGGCTTCTTCCCGTTCGCGCGCGGCTCGCGCCTCCTCGGTCACGTCGCGGGCGATGCTGTGACGCATCAGCCTGCCGGTTGCCGGCTCACGGGTGATCACGTCATGCCAGTCGTAAAGACGGATTCCCCTCGGCGTTGAGATACGCGCAAGATAATGGTTTGGCTCAGGCTTCGGCTCGAAGCTTAAGCCCATCGCAGCGCAGGTCAGTCCGCGCACGTCGGCGCGGGCGCAGACCTCGTGAAAAACGGTGTTCGCATAGACGATCTGGCCGTCCATGGTGCGCACGATGGCAAGATCGCCAAGTCCGTCATGAATTGTTGAAAGCAGCGCCGAGGTTTCAGACCGCTGCCAGTCTTCGTCACAGGCGACCTCACGCAACGCTCCCCCTCGCCCGTCACGCGTCTCGACGCCCTCGGCGAGAAGCAGGAAGGCCCCGGCAAGGCCGCCGGCAGCGACGATTGCCGAAAACAGGGGAAGGCCGTTCGCCGAGCCCGCCGCAAAAAGGATCGCCGCAGCGGCGATGCCGGCGACGGCGCAGGCGACGCGCGCCGGCCAATATCCTTTGGCATCGGCCGCCAACGGTGCGGCTCGGCCGGCGCGGGCTCCCGTGCCGAAACCGGAATCGATCCGCCGCTTAAGTCGTGACGCTTCGCTCATGCCATCGAAATAGCATGGCAAGCCTTCCGAATGCCTTCAGCCCGTTTCTAAAGTTTTAGCGATCGTGCCTTTTCGCCAGCATGAGCTCGTCGAGGATGATCGCGCCCGCACCGACCGTGATGAAGCTGTCCGCGAGGTTGAAAACCGCAAAGGACCAATTGGCGGTATGGAAGAGGATATAGTCGATGACGTAACCGAAGAGCAGCCGGTCGACGAGGTTGCCCAAGGCGCCGGCGATGATCATCGCATAGCCGAGGTGAGCGAAGAACCGATCCTTCGGCGTACGGCGCCAAAGCCAGAGCACGAGGGCGACGACGGCCAGACGCATGCCGACGATGAACCAGTCTTCCATCCCGGAAAGCATGGAGAAGGCCACGCCGTAGTTGTAGGTCCGGTAGAGGGCAAGCATGGGAATGACCGCGACCGCCTGCTGAAAGGGCAGGAATGTCTCGACCAGATATTTGATGATCTGGTCGGCAACCAGCGCCAGCAGAATGAAGACCGCAATCGGCAGCGGCCTCGAAAACAGGACCTGCCGCTCACTCATGCGCCGGCATCCAACGACAACAGGTGGCGACGCGCTTCGAACAGCATGATCCCGGTGGCGATCGCGAGATTGAGCGAGTCCGCCCGGCCCGCCTGCGGGATGCGGGCGAGCGCGCCGGCTTCGCGGGCAAGCTCTTCGGGAAGGCCCGCCTGTTCGTTGCCCATCAGGAGCACGACAGGCTTCGACTTGTAATCGATGGTCCGATAGTCGACCGAGCCTGCCAGATGCGTTGCCACGACCCTGACACCGGCCGCCTTTTGCCACTTGACGAACTCTTCGGCGCTCGCGCGCGCGACGGGCATGGCGAAGACAGAGCCCATCGTCGCCCGCACAGTCTCGAGCGAGAAGGGATCGGTGGTCTCGCCGACGAGGATGATGCCCGAGGCGCCGGCCGCGTCCGCCGTCCGGATGATCGTGCCGAGATTGCCGGGATCGCGAACGCGGTCGAGCGCCACATAGGTCTCGCCTCCCTCGGGTCGAAGGTCCTTCAGCGCGCGATAACGCTGTTCGAAGATACCAACTACCATCTGCGGATTGTCGCGCCGGGTGATCGTCGAAAGCACTTTCTCGCTGACCTCGAGCACCAGGCCGCCCTTGGCAACGGTCTTGGCCGCCACCTGCTCGACCTGCGGCTTGCCCTTTGCCGCCTTGGCGTAGACGAGGATCTTGATCTTCCAGCCGAGATCGAGCGCATCGATCACCAGCTTCAGGCCCTCCGCCATGAAGGAACGCGTCTCGTCGCGATGCTTCTTCTGCGCAAGCGAGCGGATGTCCTTGATGATCGGATTGGTGAGGCTGGTCACCTCCTTCACGTGACCGACACGCGGTGTGCCGTGATCGCTTCTGTCAGTGTTCATTTGGGTACCCAGCGGCTGAAGAGGGAAGTGGAAAGCGCCCGCCCCGGCTCCTTGCCGTCGAGACCGCCCTCGCGGATGATGAGCTCTCCCGACTCGACCCGGCCGCCGCGCCCGCGCATCGTTTCGCGCATGAGCTCGTGAATCGAATAGAAGCTCGCGCGGATGGAATAGGCCGTAAGGACAAGCCCGCGCGCG from Sinorhizobium garamanticum harbors:
- a CDS encoding hybrid sensor histidine kinase/response regulator, which gives rise to MSEASRLKRRIDSGFGTGARAGRAAPLAADAKGYWPARVACAVAGIAAAAILFAAGSANGLPLFSAIVAAGGLAGAFLLLAEGVETRDGRGGALREVACDEDWQRSETSALLSTIHDGLGDLAIVRTMDGQIVYANTVFHEVCARADVRGLTCAAMGLSFEPKPEPNHYLARISTPRGIRLYDWHDVITREPATGRLMRHSIARDVTEEARAAREREEARRRAEEASRAKSRLLATVSHEVRTPLSGILGMSHLLGQTPLSAEQKNYLAGMQQSGHALVQLVEDLIDFSSLSAGRFQLRPSQQDLRLVIESVVEMLAHRAHEKGIEIAATVAADVPPGMMFDAARLRQVLFNVIGNAVKFTEAGGVLVAADIADGGVRIRIDDTGPGMSADELGRVFEEFEQAGDDSQRAKGTGLGLAISRRIMEAFGGSLTASSASGRGSRFEVRFPLIGGGPSAAARDGVLSGAHVLALAPDGPVLNALAATITTLGGVCHRAPTLAAAEAIAAAVLSSGLPLTDIIVDHRHSDEFRRLLALQPELASLKLRRTYLINPEERTAHPVNQIDGYEAWLIRPLREKSLVEVLLGRLKGIEKRDAINDNRPMLREALPPGEAGEQGDHDILLAEDDPVNALILRTILRRAGYLVRHVEDFASLARALHGSGEAAHQTPRLILTDLNMPRGDGLTMLRRLREQETAGYRRRLPVIVLTSDTRGDLHELLIAAGADSVLPKPTEPGRLTAEIARLLEA
- the lspA gene encoding signal peptidase II, whose product is MSERQVLFSRPLPIAVFILLALVADQIIKYLVETFLPFQQAVAVIPMLALYRTYNYGVAFSMLSGMEDWFIVGMRLAVVALVLWLWRRTPKDRFFAHLGYAMIIAGALGNLVDRLLFGYVIDYILFHTANWSFAVFNLADSFITVGAGAIILDELMLAKRHDR
- a CDS encoding TrmH family RNA methyltransferase; this translates as MNTDRSDHGTPRVGHVKEVTSLTNPIIKDIRSLAQKKHRDETRSFMAEGLKLVIDALDLGWKIKILVYAKAAKGKPQVEQVAAKTVAKGGLVLEVSEKVLSTITRRDNPQMVVGIFEQRYRALKDLRPEGGETYVALDRVRDPGNLGTIIRTADAAGASGIILVGETTDPFSLETVRATMGSVFAMPVARASAEEFVKWQKAAGVRVVATHLAGSVDYRTIDYKSKPVVLLMGNEQAGLPEELAREAGALARIPQAGRADSLNLAIATGIMLFEARRHLLSLDAGA